The following coding sequences lie in one Phyllopteryx taeniolatus isolate TA_2022b chromosome 4, UOR_Ptae_1.2, whole genome shotgun sequence genomic window:
- the LOC133477038 gene encoding zinc finger and BTB domain-containing protein 5 isoform X2: protein MDFPSHFEQIFRQLNYQRLHGQLCDCVIAVGGRHFKAHRSVLAACSTHFRALFTVADGDGGMNMIQLDSEVVTAEAFAALVDMMYTSTLMLGESNVMDVLLAASHLHLNNVVKACKHYLTTRTLPMSPSGDRAPPHRQQEQQRHRQHAAALVNPALAADANLAATAATSKLQRSFLLQQLGLSLVSSALGGMEDDGLGSRAAEQRESFPIRRFHKRKASPALSEERPRQRQRPSAPNLGLLSEEGGNADRVEGALLSPDSHKMGDDSKLDASMLRAPQDDPQMPSQSDGGRCEGDAAGMMQGGVGKEEDMEDDDRKTNRVKIKSGSEEEEEAEQKVLVKQEPLSSPEPADEISDVTSQAEGSDPAEPASQEEEEKVEPSPESSDRSFASEPQPSSDSLLRSGSQLLLKSGMGGGGGGFACSNALNGKPDFTISSFLGPKNFGSGTGVLMGGEDDLPNTTTGDAVAHNFLLRQEASGPSGSAPSTLLQSSPGSSEGRTRFGNNLQADSLFLHPLCDTYGNPRGSGGSGGCGGVDPFGLDFQRSNLGFHSVERPQRGASGATPTVLSYPGFRRMAPKMSDSMGRDGGGALQDSASSSSSLVSPMLLSESSGYDMAGGRPTSLPPQLTRASADVLSKCKKALSEHNVLVVEGARKYACKICCKTFLTLTDCKKHIRVHTGEKPYACLKCGKRFSQSSHLYKHSKTTCLRWQNSNMSNALL from the exons ATGGACTTTCCGAGCCACTTTGAGCAGATCTTCCGGCAGCTCAACTATCAGAGGCTGCACGGTCAGCTGTGCGATTGTGTCATCGCGGTGGGCGGCCGACATTTCAAGGCCCATCGCTCCGTGCTGGCAGCCTGCAGCACCCACTTCAGAGCCTTGTTCACGGTCGCAGATGGGGACGGCGGCATGAATATGATCCAGCTGGACAGCGAG GTGGTGACAGCGGAGGCGTTTGCCGCCCTGGTGGACATGATGTACACGTCCACGCTAATGCTGGGAGAGAGCAACGTGATGGACGTCCTGCTGGCCGCCTCCCATCTGCACCTCAACAATGTGGTCAAAGCCTGCAAACACTACCTGACCACACGAACCCTGCCCATGTCCCCTTCGGGTGACAGAGCCCCGCCTCACCGCCAGCAAGAGCAGCAGAGGCACAGGCAGCACGCGGCAGCCTTGGTGAACCCCGCTTTAGCCGCCGATGCTAACCTGGCCGCAACTGCCGCCACCTCAAAGTTGCAGCGCTCCTTCTTGCTGCAGCAGCTCGGCCTTAGCTTGGTGAGCTCCGCTTTAGGCGGGATGGAGGACGACGGCTTGGGCAGCAGAGCGGCGGAACAGAGAGAGTCGTTCCCTATTCGCCGCTTCCACAAGCGCAAAGCCTCACCGGCCCTATCGGAGGAGAGGCCCAGACAGAGGCAGCGGCCGTCTGCTCCGAATTTGGGGTTACTTTCGGAAGAGGGGGGGAACGCAGACCGAGTGGAAGGAGCGCTCCTCTCGCCAGACTCCCACAAGATGGGGGACGACTCCAAACTGGACGCGAGCATGCTACGCGCCCCTCAGGACGATCCTCAGATGCCGAGCCAGTCGGACGGCGGGCGGTGTGAGGGGGACGCCGCGGGGATGATGCAGGGAGGGGTGGGCAAGGAGGAGGACATGGAGGATGACGACCGCAAGACCAACAGAGTCAAGATCAAATCGGGaagcgaggaagaggaggaggcagaaCAGAAG GTTCTGGTCAAACAAGAGCCGCTGAGCTCGCCCGAGCCCGCGGACGAAATCAGCGACGTGACGTCGCAGGCTGAAGGCAGCGACCCGGCCGAGCCGGCGAgccaggaggaagaggagaaagtGGAGCCGAGTCCCGAGAGCAGCGACCGCAGCTTCGCCTCGGAACCGCAGCCCAGCTCCGACTCGCTGCTGCGGTCCGGCTCCCAGCTTCTGCTCAAGAGCGGCAtgggaggaggcgggggaggCTTTGCTTGTAGTAACGCCTTAAACGGCAAACCTGATTTTACTATTTCCAGCTTCCTCGGCCCAAAGAATTTTGGGAGCGGCACCGGGGTCTTGATGGGTGGAGAGGATGACCTTCCCAACACCACCACTGGTGATGCTGTTGCTCATAACTTCCTGTTGAGGCAAGAGGCTTCTGGACCGTCCGGTTCTGCCCCATCCACTTTGCTGCAATCCAGTCCAGGCAGCAGTGAAGGCCGCACCCGTTTCGGAAACAACTTACAGGCTGATTCCCTCTTCCTTCACCCCCTTTGTGACACTTATGGGAACCCCAGAGGAAGTGGGGGTAGTGGAGGGTGTGGAGGAGTTGATCCATTTGGTTTGGACTTCCAGCGCTCCAACCTGGGGTTCCATTCCGTGGAGCGACCTCAACGGGGTGCCAGTGGAGCCACGCCCACCGTCCTGAGCTACCCCGGCTTCAGGCGCATGGCCCCAAAGATGAGCGACAGCATGGGGAGGGACGGGGGCGGCGCCCTCCAGGACTCCGCCTCTTCCTCGTCCAGCCTGGTGAGCCCCATGCTCCTCAGCGAGTCTTCGGGGTACGACATGGCGGGCGGCAGGCCCACCTCCCTCCCGCCTCAGCTGACTCGAGCCTCTGCGGACGTGCTGTCCAAGTGCAAGAAGGCTTTGTCGGAGCACAACGTCTTGGTGGTGGAGGGCGCGCGCAAATACGCCTGCAAGATCTGCTGTAAAACCTTCCTGACGCTGACCGACTGCAAGAAACACATCCGAGTGCACACGGGAGAGAAGCCCTACGCGTGCCTCAAGTGCGGCAAACGTTTCAGCCAATCGTCACACCTCTACAAGCATTCAAAGACCACCTGTCTTCGCTGGCAGAACAGCAACATGTCCAACGCCCTCCTCTAA
- the LOC133477038 gene encoding zinc finger and BTB domain-containing protein 5 isoform X1, whose amino-acid sequence MATCLLRTMDFPSHFEQIFRQLNYQRLHGQLCDCVIAVGGRHFKAHRSVLAACSTHFRALFTVADGDGGMNMIQLDSEVVTAEAFAALVDMMYTSTLMLGESNVMDVLLAASHLHLNNVVKACKHYLTTRTLPMSPSGDRAPPHRQQEQQRHRQHAAALVNPALAADANLAATAATSKLQRSFLLQQLGLSLVSSALGGMEDDGLGSRAAEQRESFPIRRFHKRKASPALSEERPRQRQRPSAPNLGLLSEEGGNADRVEGALLSPDSHKMGDDSKLDASMLRAPQDDPQMPSQSDGGRCEGDAAGMMQGGVGKEEDMEDDDRKTNRVKIKSGSEEEEEAEQKVLVKQEPLSSPEPADEISDVTSQAEGSDPAEPASQEEEEKVEPSPESSDRSFASEPQPSSDSLLRSGSQLLLKSGMGGGGGGFACSNALNGKPDFTISSFLGPKNFGSGTGVLMGGEDDLPNTTTGDAVAHNFLLRQEASGPSGSAPSTLLQSSPGSSEGRTRFGNNLQADSLFLHPLCDTYGNPRGSGGSGGCGGVDPFGLDFQRSNLGFHSVERPQRGASGATPTVLSYPGFRRMAPKMSDSMGRDGGGALQDSASSSSSLVSPMLLSESSGYDMAGGRPTSLPPQLTRASADVLSKCKKALSEHNVLVVEGARKYACKICCKTFLTLTDCKKHIRVHTGEKPYACLKCGKRFSQSSHLYKHSKTTCLRWQNSNMSNALL is encoded by the exons ATGGCCACGTGCCTTTT GAGGACTATGGACTTTCCGAGCCACTTTGAGCAGATCTTCCGGCAGCTCAACTATCAGAGGCTGCACGGTCAGCTGTGCGATTGTGTCATCGCGGTGGGCGGCCGACATTTCAAGGCCCATCGCTCCGTGCTGGCAGCCTGCAGCACCCACTTCAGAGCCTTGTTCACGGTCGCAGATGGGGACGGCGGCATGAATATGATCCAGCTGGACAGCGAG GTGGTGACAGCGGAGGCGTTTGCCGCCCTGGTGGACATGATGTACACGTCCACGCTAATGCTGGGAGAGAGCAACGTGATGGACGTCCTGCTGGCCGCCTCCCATCTGCACCTCAACAATGTGGTCAAAGCCTGCAAACACTACCTGACCACACGAACCCTGCCCATGTCCCCTTCGGGTGACAGAGCCCCGCCTCACCGCCAGCAAGAGCAGCAGAGGCACAGGCAGCACGCGGCAGCCTTGGTGAACCCCGCTTTAGCCGCCGATGCTAACCTGGCCGCAACTGCCGCCACCTCAAAGTTGCAGCGCTCCTTCTTGCTGCAGCAGCTCGGCCTTAGCTTGGTGAGCTCCGCTTTAGGCGGGATGGAGGACGACGGCTTGGGCAGCAGAGCGGCGGAACAGAGAGAGTCGTTCCCTATTCGCCGCTTCCACAAGCGCAAAGCCTCACCGGCCCTATCGGAGGAGAGGCCCAGACAGAGGCAGCGGCCGTCTGCTCCGAATTTGGGGTTACTTTCGGAAGAGGGGGGGAACGCAGACCGAGTGGAAGGAGCGCTCCTCTCGCCAGACTCCCACAAGATGGGGGACGACTCCAAACTGGACGCGAGCATGCTACGCGCCCCTCAGGACGATCCTCAGATGCCGAGCCAGTCGGACGGCGGGCGGTGTGAGGGGGACGCCGCGGGGATGATGCAGGGAGGGGTGGGCAAGGAGGAGGACATGGAGGATGACGACCGCAAGACCAACAGAGTCAAGATCAAATCGGGaagcgaggaagaggaggaggcagaaCAGAAG GTTCTGGTCAAACAAGAGCCGCTGAGCTCGCCCGAGCCCGCGGACGAAATCAGCGACGTGACGTCGCAGGCTGAAGGCAGCGACCCGGCCGAGCCGGCGAgccaggaggaagaggagaaagtGGAGCCGAGTCCCGAGAGCAGCGACCGCAGCTTCGCCTCGGAACCGCAGCCCAGCTCCGACTCGCTGCTGCGGTCCGGCTCCCAGCTTCTGCTCAAGAGCGGCAtgggaggaggcgggggaggCTTTGCTTGTAGTAACGCCTTAAACGGCAAACCTGATTTTACTATTTCCAGCTTCCTCGGCCCAAAGAATTTTGGGAGCGGCACCGGGGTCTTGATGGGTGGAGAGGATGACCTTCCCAACACCACCACTGGTGATGCTGTTGCTCATAACTTCCTGTTGAGGCAAGAGGCTTCTGGACCGTCCGGTTCTGCCCCATCCACTTTGCTGCAATCCAGTCCAGGCAGCAGTGAAGGCCGCACCCGTTTCGGAAACAACTTACAGGCTGATTCCCTCTTCCTTCACCCCCTTTGTGACACTTATGGGAACCCCAGAGGAAGTGGGGGTAGTGGAGGGTGTGGAGGAGTTGATCCATTTGGTTTGGACTTCCAGCGCTCCAACCTGGGGTTCCATTCCGTGGAGCGACCTCAACGGGGTGCCAGTGGAGCCACGCCCACCGTCCTGAGCTACCCCGGCTTCAGGCGCATGGCCCCAAAGATGAGCGACAGCATGGGGAGGGACGGGGGCGGCGCCCTCCAGGACTCCGCCTCTTCCTCGTCCAGCCTGGTGAGCCCCATGCTCCTCAGCGAGTCTTCGGGGTACGACATGGCGGGCGGCAGGCCCACCTCCCTCCCGCCTCAGCTGACTCGAGCCTCTGCGGACGTGCTGTCCAAGTGCAAGAAGGCTTTGTCGGAGCACAACGTCTTGGTGGTGGAGGGCGCGCGCAAATACGCCTGCAAGATCTGCTGTAAAACCTTCCTGACGCTGACCGACTGCAAGAAACACATCCGAGTGCACACGGGAGAGAAGCCCTACGCGTGCCTCAAGTGCGGCAAACGTTTCAGCCAATCGTCACACCTCTACAAGCATTCAAAGACCACCTGTCTTCGCTGGCAGAACAGCAACATGTCCAACGCCCTCCTCTAA